Proteins from a genomic interval of Marmoricola sp. OAE513:
- a CDS encoding FtsX-like permease family protein: protein MADSVLLDLLRSQLRRNPGRALTLAITVALAVSLLTSAFVLASSLRSAIDQGLEVTWRGSDVVVRTELGTSDSSLSAGGGSGALSFDRAQLGKLEALEGVQASTSYARANAVARTGKTVLGIQLESLAGDPSFRWQRWAEGRAPVADRPEIGLTQHSLDQLRIRLGDLVSLGSPALGAANFRVVGVVDVRGSLEYSNAIYGIVPDATARLFAGVPGDNVVLLRATDGTTQKDLVTRVNAAGQGGFAQGTDELVQGAGSAEQTRLKAIKAVLLSFSPLALVVAAIVLGTAILVSLGSRRRYLALLRSVGTTRRQTFGLVLVEVLALGLAGTIVGLVGGVLLARAGLPLTGLIPGLPTVTGDAFTVPLGGLTLAFGAGVLLSLVAGLIPAWAASRIPPAAVLSSTVSAPGRRRTAAATGGVLLVAGLAALLLVDSGHRTWVLLGLGAVVIGGLLSFGFSLGLVALQISRRLRDRPRRTVTQLAANGVSRDPGRAAAEGVAVLLATVLMAGTWVLLSSLHASGSQRLDDLPVADLTVGAPVGSVPLTSDSLERFRDVDGVARLVRLPQGVDVTLEGPGERGKVTLSTGVIGQDLSQLEKALPSTWGITTIAAKTVYLPNDYFKAFKPGARVSLVGPERTVTGLKVVYLDDFDLPALVAPDLLDQVSAKTEVRTAWLRLADGADRAEVLSEVSGEAVLAGQVPVGGPALLDLKLSRAIAVTTAASTAFLMVALLVAVIGAVLVTVIAVAERGHEHAVLRALGLEQSGLRSLLLTRTQAVALAAAVVGVLLGLAVGLTGSSLIATALGIPSVHRVPLIPILVLSAFVVLVVRSAALLPLARAAQVSPASALSQGAN, encoded by the coding sequence ATGGCCGATTCCGTCCTCCTCGACCTGCTGCGCTCGCAGCTGCGCAGGAACCCGGGTCGAGCCCTCACACTGGCGATCACGGTTGCCCTGGCTGTGTCGCTGCTGACGTCCGCCTTCGTGCTCGCGTCCTCGTTGCGCTCGGCCATCGACCAGGGGCTCGAGGTCACCTGGCGCGGCAGCGACGTCGTCGTACGGACGGAGCTCGGCACGTCCGACTCCTCGCTGTCCGCTGGGGGAGGGTCGGGTGCGCTGTCGTTCGACCGGGCCCAGCTCGGCAAGCTCGAGGCGCTCGAGGGTGTGCAGGCCTCGACCTCGTACGCCCGCGCCAACGCGGTCGCCCGGACGGGGAAGACGGTGCTGGGCATCCAGCTGGAGTCGCTGGCCGGCGACCCGTCCTTCCGCTGGCAGAGGTGGGCCGAGGGTCGTGCTCCGGTCGCCGATCGTCCTGAGATCGGACTGACCCAGCACTCCCTCGACCAGCTGCGGATCCGGCTCGGTGACCTGGTCTCGCTCGGCAGCCCGGCCCTGGGCGCGGCGAACTTCCGGGTGGTCGGCGTCGTCGACGTCCGAGGCTCGCTGGAGTACTCGAACGCGATCTACGGCATCGTGCCGGACGCGACCGCCCGCCTGTTCGCCGGTGTCCCCGGCGACAACGTGGTGCTGCTCCGGGCCACGGACGGAACCACGCAGAAGGACCTGGTCACCCGGGTCAACGCCGCGGGGCAGGGCGGCTTCGCCCAAGGCACCGATGAGCTGGTCCAGGGCGCGGGCTCGGCCGAGCAGACCCGTCTCAAGGCGATCAAGGCCGTTCTCCTCAGCTTCTCGCCGCTCGCGCTCGTCGTTGCAGCGATCGTCCTCGGCACGGCGATCCTGGTCTCGCTGGGCTCACGACGCCGTTACCTCGCGCTGCTGCGCAGCGTCGGCACGACCCGCCGCCAGACGTTCGGCCTGGTGCTCGTAGAGGTGCTCGCACTCGGGCTCGCGGGCACGATCGTCGGGCTCGTCGGCGGCGTCCTGCTGGCACGTGCCGGGCTGCCCTTGACGGGCCTCATCCCGGGTCTCCCGACGGTCACCGGGGACGCGTTCACCGTGCCGCTCGGCGGGCTCACCCTTGCCTTCGGTGCCGGCGTCCTGCTCTCGCTCGTGGCCGGGTTGATCCCCGCGTGGGCGGCCAGCCGCATCCCGCCGGCAGCCGTGCTGTCGAGCACGGTCAGCGCTCCCGGGCGGCGTCGTACGGCGGCCGCGACCGGCGGGGTGCTGCTCGTCGCGGGCCTCGCGGCGCTCCTCCTGGTCGATTCCGGCCACCGCACCTGGGTCCTGCTCGGCCTCGGTGCCGTCGTGATCGGCGGGCTCCTGTCGTTCGGGTTCTCCCTGGGCCTGGTCGCGCTGCAGATCAGCCGGCGCCTGCGCGACCGACCGCGGCGCACGGTCACCCAGCTCGCAGCCAACGGCGTCTCCCGCGACCCCGGCCGCGCGGCCGCCGAGGGCGTCGCCGTCCTGCTCGCGACCGTCCTGATGGCCGGGACCTGGGTGCTGCTGTCGTCCCTGCACGCCTCGGGCAGTCAGCGCCTCGACGACCTGCCGGTCGCCGACCTGACCGTCGGAGCTCCCGTCGGTTCGGTGCCGTTGACGTCTGACTCCCTGGAGCGCTTCCGCGACGTCGACGGAGTGGCGCGACTGGTCCGACTGCCCCAGGGCGTGGACGTCACGCTCGAGGGACCGGGCGAGCGCGGCAAGGTCACGCTGTCGACGGGCGTCATCGGGCAGGACCTGTCCCAGCTGGAGAAGGCGCTGCCCTCGACGTGGGGGATCACGACGATCGCAGCGAAGACGGTTTACCTGCCGAACGACTACTTCAAGGCGTTCAAGCCAGGTGCGCGCGTCTCGCTGGTCGGGCCCGAGAGGACCGTGACCGGTCTGAAGGTCGTCTACCTCGACGACTTCGACCTGCCGGCGCTGGTCGCTCCCGACCTGCTCGACCAGGTCAGCGCGAAGACCGAGGTCCGGACGGCCTGGCTGCGGCTGGCCGACGGTGCCGACCGCGCCGAGGTGCTCTCCGAGGTCAGCGGTGAGGCGGTGCTCGCCGGCCAGGTGCCCGTCGGTGGTCCCGCCCTGCTGGACCTGAAGCTGTCCCGCGCGATCGCCGTCACGACGGCGGCCAGCACGGCCTTCCTCATGGTGGCACTCCTGGTCGCGGTGATCGGCGCGGTGCTGGTGACGGTGATCGCGGTGGCTGAGCGAGGCCACGAGCACGCGGTGCTGCGCGCACTGGGCCTCGAGCAGTCCGGTCTGCGCAGCCTGCTGCTCACCAGGACCCAGGCCGTCGCGCTGGCGGCTGCCGTGGTCGGCGTCCTGCTCGGTCTGGCGGTCGGCCTGACCGGGTCGTCGCTGATCGCGACCGCGCTCGGGATCCCGTCGGTCCACCGGGTACCCCTCATCCCGATCCTGGTCCTGAGTGCCTTCGTGGTGCTCGTCGTACGGTCCGCCGCACTGCTTCCGCTGGCACGGGCAGCGCAGGTCAGCCCCGCCAGCGCACTGAGTCAAGGAGCCAACTGA